The Brevibacillus choshinensis genome includes the window CTGCCTCCAAAGGAGATGAGATCCGTCCGATATTTCGCTGCATACACAAGACCGACGAAATCGGCCCGGGAGAACGGTTTTCCTTCGGTGTCACTGTCAAACCAGTATTGGCGGAACTCCGGCCCCAGTTTTTCTAGAAGGTAACGCAGCCATCCGAGATACGGATGAGAGCGAATGATGGAGTGCTTTGGTTTTTTGGATAAGGCATACATGTAGCTGAAGAAAATAGGTGGCAACACTACGATAATTAGCAGTATGACCAACAGGACTGTTTGAACCATCTGGCTAACCCTCCTGACACGCATTGATCAAAATGAAAAGGAAGCTCGAATAGCTTTCCACAAAACACCAATCGTGATTCCGTTGCTTTGGTGACAAAACTTATTCAAGAACAAAAAGAGATATGCAAGGGAAATAGACTAAAGCCTTTTGCTATAATGAGGATATGGTCGCTTAATAGGGAGGAATGAATCCTGGATACGCCAATGGTTGGACATGCTGCTGTATTTTCAGAAGATGAAAAGGAGGTTCGCTCGCTTTATGCCACGCTCATTACGGGATGGAATGAACGGAGCGCGAAAGGCATGGCGGCGCCATTTGCCCCAGATGGCTCTCTGATCGGATTTGACGGGAGTCAGGTCGCCGGGCGAGAAGGAATTGAGGCGCATCTTCTGCCGATCTTTGCTAGCCATCCGACACCACCTTATGTAACGATCGTCCGTTCGGTACGTTTTATTGGATCTAACGCGGCGATTTTGCAAGCGGTAGCAGGCATGATACCGCCAGGGAAAACCGATATTGAACCAGCTCTTCATGCCATTCAGACAGTGGTTGCTGAAAAGTGCGATGGAGAGTGGCGTGTGGTTCTTTTTCAAACGACACCGGCACAGTTCCATGGCAGACCCGAGCTGGTCGACGAATTGACAGAAGAGCTAAGAGCCTTGCTATAGTACGATCCGATGGAAAAGCAAAACGAGTTGTTTCTGCTTGATCCGCTAAGGAATAGAGGAGGAGTAAGCCATGTGTCGAAACATAAAGACGTTGTTCAACTTTGACCCACCCGCTACAGAGGATGAGATCCATGCCGCATCTCTTCAATTCGTGAGAAAGCTTTCGGGCTTTCATACACCATCCAAAGCCAATGAGGAAGCTTTTAACCAAGCTGTACAAGAGGTTGCGGTAGTCGCCAAGAATCTACTGAATTCGCTGGTATCCAATGCAGAACCACGTAATCGTGAGACGGAGATCGAACGTGCTCAGGCTAGGAATGCA containing:
- a CDS encoding DUF2277 domain-containing protein; translated protein: MCRNIKTLFNFDPPATEDEIHAASLQFVRKLSGFHTPSKANEEAFNQAVQEVAVVAKNLLNSLVSNAEPRNRETEIERAQARNAKRFGTNGQTE
- a CDS encoding SgcJ/EcaC family oxidoreductase, with product MVGHAAVFSEDEKEVRSLYATLITGWNERSAKGMAAPFAPDGSLIGFDGSQVAGREGIEAHLLPIFASHPTPPYVTIVRSVRFIGSNAAILQAVAGMIPPGKTDIEPALHAIQTVVAEKCDGEWRVVLFQTTPAQFHGRPELVDELTEELRALL